A stretch of the Musa acuminata AAA Group cultivar baxijiao chromosome BXJ2-7, Cavendish_Baxijiao_AAA, whole genome shotgun sequence genome encodes the following:
- the LOC135583214 gene encoding sporulation-specific protein 15-like isoform X1, producing MSRIPKWKIEKTKVKVVFRLQFHATHIPQGWDKLFVSFIPIDAGKATAKTNKANVRNGICKWPDPVYETARLLQDTRTKNYDEKHYKLVVAMGSPRTSFLGEVNINLADFADALKPSSVSLPLNNCDFGTILHVTVQLLTSKTGFREFEQQHKLSIKGAQMISSHRNNPAEAETTSSVIANELTEKVDASVRYKDHMGLLSLEPVGESNEDYDDSSVGVDGSSYTSENLYTEKKDLQSMICHDVPLSESPVPDTGDPNGSQLSNQGRNGWTHGWSSNYSVANDLTTASEENTRLRVRLEVAESAFLQLKLEAKSLQRVTDELGAETQSLSKQFSFELASGEQLTREVSVLKVECSKFRDDLEALKSAKFMQQNADQRTCCPLILNHNLGDDSNAGKLQNDTAAAETHYMYHDLRVKWLKSLLLVESKVLEIQNKACLDFDYLGPDFDLLGCVIGDLKEDIIQVKGLDRSYRDNDHLEHTVHLLTDSHTVYNEHGTLQNNLEHLSLREDKMFDLLPKLEELTTEKESLTKKMDQMHCYYESLILELEQSQKQTVEELENLRNEHSSCLYSISVLKNQIEKMHQEMNEQYITFAEDRTSLESQNKELERRAIASENALKRVRWNYSIAFDRLQKDLELLSFQVLSMYETNENLAKQALADAYQHYHEESPEEARSCSDKDGMPTSFDQEHYLSGLPRIQAENGPYGTTHTWYSLDIGGSISVCCKASSTTSQEGVPTHVELQTRDETHMDGFNSHKIGQHVLHHTQNTSKLTAGLSPGTYRDEEFPKRSTILMSKLDSQLLDDAKATQSQSLYPESDKQQMVDANGIEEMRISFHMLKLLHSNMEAELSEMHMLNMNLKVFSEVLQCILYDANDEVRHMKGIMLELAQQLQRETEIKDSLMLQLHKALDEARVFRDDKAEWISRCEGLTLKNQVLEAKLQDVSDESAILSEKVAEYERLFVESKVYEKEYKACIEERDKLKILLKEENLQKDCLKAELSSIIEDFKTLKEESEMKSSENDKMRTCVDHLQENLGYLYTCMSSCYEQINYSAPGGISVLQEFEAGNYMPVIMNLEQFQKDTTKKILQLHQENRDIKEQRYIAQCSQKKSESEFLSMKQKFESELHEVTEKLEMSNVLVEKLQVELQNVLEKLKISSEAEEKNESRNRELSSKLTNLEIELQQATDENKDLINQLLVLASVKEELEKTRFSLMNCMQERRTLSMSIQSGNEASSQMENELHSLKESLQCTHRDMQIEKKLREELEAAVTSLSAQLKEKDQELLSFCEQKTEVAYLQKMIVDLEKTNTGFQHLLLKNEENQRRLDVENLSLHVQIMDMENQLATILENSLAAEMKVTFMRSQLCENVQKLFAQLKTLERELEEMNLKHENVVTLLNTCSANEAQLTEENARLSVALQSLQSDYDSVFQEKENLIDYVNKQNASWTEFEDIKVRASTLEADSNHQKQKYEDEISQLKNMLISFEEEVCNLRSYKVALEVTDIVLRSKLNEQQTKGLLLEECDHELRTLQEHHNELSCKLSEQILKAEEYKNLSIHLRELKDKAEAECLQAREKKENERSSQESLRIAFIKEQHESKIQELKNQLFVSKKYAEEMLLKLQNALDEVECTKKNEVSLLKMIEELSGKISNLESELERVLTDRRELAKTYDRIKNELECTIFNFDCCKEEKLMLEGSLKECNEERTKAKVELDLVKRLFSNMASNETINLDSSNNSGFPTTTSIEQILQDSSVGFPSVFQEMPNDRGTCLGIDASAGIVSNPLNNIDVNLWKTGGELNSNGDVEVMMSTCANESSLSCPVLSSQAFKDTGGTLERHTLFADNTTYITATEEHFKELQRLMSGMNMLQKELEKLKNENLSSLIPLDDHQSLPSLPGLERDLSRLDMANEQLGSIFPLFKELPGNGNALERVLSLELELAETLQTKKKADFCFQSLFLKQHTDEEVGFQSFKDINELIKEMLELKSRNAAVETELNEMQGRYSQLSLQFAEVEGERQKLQMILKSRVPKRP from the exons ATGTCGAGGATTCCTAAGTGGAAGATCGAAAAGACAAAAGTGAAAGTTGTCTTCCGCCTGCAATTTCATGCAACACAT ATACCACAAGGATGGGACAAGTTGTTTGTGTCCTTTATCCCCATAGACGCAGGCAAAGCAACTGCAAAGACAAACAAAGCGAATGTTAGAAATGGGATCTGCAAGTGGCCAGATCCAGTTTATGAAACCGCAAGACTTCTTCAGGACACAAGGACTAAAAATTATGACGAGAAGCATTATAAGCTTGTGGTGGCCATG GGGTCTCCTAGGACAAGTTTTCTTGGAGAAGTTAATATCAATCTCGCAGACTTCGCAGATGCACTGAAGCCTTCTTCTGTTTCGTTGCCTCTTAATAATTGTGATTTTGGCACAATTTTACAT GTCACAGTGCAGCTTCTTACTTCCAAAACTGGCTTCAG AGAATTTGAGCAGCAACACAAACTTAGCATAAAGGGAGCCCAAATGATATCCAGTCATAGAAACAATCCTGCTGAAGCTGAAACCACTTCATCAGTGATAGCCAATGAACTTACAGAGAAG GTTGATGCCAGCGTCAGGTACAAGGATCATATGGGGCTCCTgtcacttgaaccagtgggagagTCGAACGAAGATTATGATGACTCATCTGTTGGAGTTGATGGCTCATCATATACCTCAGAAAATTTGTATACTGAAAAGAAAGACCTTCAAAGTATGATTTGTCATGATGTACCCCTCAGCGAGAGCCCTGTGCCTGATACTGGTGATCCCAATGGCAGTCAGTTATCTAACCAGGGGCGGAACGGTTGGACACATGGATGGAGTTCAAACTATTCTGTTGCTAATGATCTAACTACAGCTTCTGAAGAAAATACCAGACTCAGAGTAAGATTGGAGGTAGCAGAATCAGCATTTTTACAGCTTAAGTTAGAAGCAAAGTCGTTGCAGCGAGTTACAGATGAATTAGGTGCAGAAACACAAAGTTTGTCCAAGCAGTTCTCTTTTGAGCTTGCTTCTGGAGAACAACTGACTAGAGAAGTGTCCGTGTTAAAAGTTGAGTGTTCAAAGTTTAGAGATGATCTTGAAGCCTTAAAATCTGCTAAATTTATGCAGCAAAATGCTGACCAGAGAACTTGTTGTCCTTTAATATTGAACCACAACCTAGGTGATGATTCAAATGCTGGTAAACTTCAAAATGATACAGCTGCTGCAGAGACCCACTATATGTACCATGATTTGAGGGTCAAATGGCTCAAGAGTTTGTTGCTCGTTGAGAGCAAAGTTCTAGAAATTCAAAATAAGGCTTGCCTTGATTTTGATTATCTAGGCCCTGATTTTGATCTTCTTGGATGTGTTATTGGTGATCTCAAAGAAGATATTATCCAAGTAAAGGGTCTCGACAGATCTTACAGAGATAATGATCATTTGGAACACACAGTTCATCTCTTAACTGATTCTCATACAGTATATAATGAGCATGGCACTCTTCAGAACAATCTTGAACATTTAAGCTTGAGGGAGGACAAAATGTTTGATCTTTTACCGAAACTGGAGGAGTTGACAACTGAGAAGGAAAGCCTTACCAAGAAGATGGACCAGATGCACTGCTACTATGAGTCATTGATATTGGAACTGGAGCAAAGCCAGAAACAAACAGTAGAGGAACTGGAAAATCTCAGAAATGAACACTCCTCTTGTCTATATTCAATATCTGTTCTGAAAAATCAGATAGAGAAAATGCACCAAGAGATGAATGAACAGTATATAACTTTTGCTGAAGATAGAACCAGCTTAGAATCTCAAAACAAGGAACTTGAAAGAAGGGCGATTGCCTCAGAAAATGCATTAAAAAGGGTTCGTTGGAACTATTCCATAGCATTTGATCGTTTGCAGAAGGACCTTGAATTACTCTCCTTTCAAGTTTTGTCTATGTATGAGACAAACGAAAATCTTGCAAAGCAAGCACTTGCAGATGCTTATCAGCACTACCATGAAGAAAGTCCAGAAGAGGCCAGGTCATGTTCTGATAAGGATGGTATGCCAACTTCGTTTGATCAAGAACACTACCTGTCAGGTCTTCCAAGAATTCAGGCAGAAAATGGGCCTTATGGGACCACTCACACATGGTATTCATTAGATATTGGTGGATCTATATCCGTCTGTTGCAAAGCTAGTAGTACAACATCTCAGGAAGGGGTGCCCACGCATGTAGAGCTgcaaactagggatgagacacaTATGGATGGATTTAATTCACATAAGATTGGACAGCACGTTTTACACCATACTCAGAACACGAGCAAACTTACTGCTGGTCTATCCCCAGGGACATATAGAGATGAAGAATTTCCTAAAAGATCTACCATTCTCATGTCGAAGCTTGATTCTCAGTTGCTGGATGATGCTAAAGCCACTCAAAGTCAAAGTCTGTATCCTGAATCAGATAAGCAACAGATGGTGGATGCAAATGGTATAGAAGAGATGAGAATTTCATTTCACATGTTGAAATTGCTTCATTCGAATATGGAAGCTGAACTTTCAGAAATGCATATGCTAAACATGAATTTGAAGGTTTTCTCAGAGGTTTTACAATGTATACTCTATGATGCAAATGATGAGGTTCGGCATATGAAGGGCATTATGCTTGAACTTGCACAGCAGCTACAACGTGAAACAGAGATAAAGGACAGCCTCATGCTTCAGTTGCATAAAGCATTGGATGAAGCTAGAGTATTTAGGGATGATAAAGCTGAATGGATCTCTAGATGTGAAGGTTTAACACTGAAAAACCAAGTTCTAGAAGCAAAACTCCAAGATGTGTCTGATGAAAGTGCTATACTTAGTGAAAAGGTTGCAGAATACGAGAGGTTGTTTGTGGAAAGCAAAGTTTATGAAAAAGAGTATAAGGCTTGCATTGAAGAAAGGGACAagttaaaaattttgcttaaagAGGAAAACCTACAAAAAGATTGTCTTAAGGCTGAACTGAGCTCGATAATTGAGGATTTTAAAACATTGAAGGAAGAATCTGAAATGAAGTCTTCTGAAAATGATAAAATGCGAACTTGTGTTGATCATCTTCAAGAGAATTTGGGGTATCTATATACTTGCATGAGTTCTTGCTATGAGCAAATCAATTATTCTGCTCCTGGTGGCATATCAGTTTTACAGGAATTCGAAGCTGGAAATTATATGCCTGTTATTATGAATTTGGAACAGTTTCAGAAAGACACAACAAAGAAAATACTCCAGTTACATCAAGAGAACAGGGATATCAAGGAACAAAGATATATTGCTCAGTGCTCACAGAAAAAGTCGGAATCAGAATTTCTTAGTATGAAGCAGAAATTTGAATCTGAATTACATGAagtcactgaaaagctagaaatgTCCAATGTACTTGTTGAAAAGCTTCAAGTGGAACTGCAAAATGTTTTGGAAAAGCTTAAGATTAGTTCAGAAGCTGAAGAGAAGAATGAATCGAGAAATAGAGAATTGTCATCAAAACTCACAAATTTAGAAATTGAGTTGCAGCAAGCTACTGATGAGAACAAGGATCTAATAAACCAACTATTGGTACTTGCGAGTGTCAAGGAGGAACTTGAAAAAACTCGATTCAGTCTTATGAATTGCATGCAAGAGAGGAGGACTTTGTCGATGTCTATTCAGTCTGGGAATGAGGCTTCCTCCCAAATGGAAAATGAGCTTCACAGTCTAAAAGAAAGTCTACAATGCACCCATAGAGATATGCAGATAGAAAAGAAATTGAGAGAGGAACTTGAAGCTGCAGTCACCAGCCTTTCGGCACAACTGAAGGAAAAAGATCAGGAGTTGTTGTCTTTTTGTGAACAAAAAACTGAAGTAGCTTATTTGCAGAAAATGATTGTGGATTTAGAAAAAACAAACACTGGATTTCAGCATCTACTGTTGAAGAATGAAGAAAACCAAAGAAGGCTAGATGTTGAGAACTTATCCCTGCACGTGCAGATTATGGATATGGAGAATCAATTGGCAACAATCCTTGAGAATTCATTAGCTGCTGAGATGAAAGTGACTTTTATGAGAAGTCAGTTATGTGAGAATGTGCAGAAGTTATTTGCACAACTTAAGACACTGGAAAGAGAGCTTGAGGAGATGAATTTGAAGCATGAGAATGTTGTCACATTGCTAAACACATGTTCTGCCAATGAAGCACAATTAACCGAGGAAAATGCAAGATTATCAGTAGCCCTTCAATCATTACAATCTGATTATGACTCGGTTTTTCAGGAGAAAGAAAACCTCATTGATTATGTTAACAAACAAAATGCTTCATGGACAGAATTTGAAGATATCAAGGTTAGAGCTTCAACTCTAGAAGCTGATAGTAATCACCAAAAGCAGAAGTATGAAGATGAGATTTCTCAGCTGAAAAACATGCTGATTAGTTTTGAAGAAGAGGTGTGCAACTTAAGATCTTATAAGGTTGCATTAGAAGTTACAGATATAGTGCTCCGATCCAAATTGAATGAACAACAAACAAAAGGATTATTGCTTGAGGAATGTGACCATGAATTGAGGACCTTACAAGAGCACCATAATGAGCTTAGTTGTAAACTATCAGAACAGATTTTGAAGGCAGAAGAGTATAAGAACCTTTCCATCCATCTAAGAGAACTCAAAGATAAAGCAGAGGCTGAGTGTCTTCAAGCTCGTGAaaagaaggagaatgagagatcatCCCAGGAATCGCTGAGAATTGCTTTTATCAAAGAGCAACATGAATCCAAGATCCAAGAGCTAAAAAATCAGCTATTTGTTTCTAAGAAATATGCAGAAGAAATGTTATTGAAATTGCAAAATGCTCTTGATGAAGTTGAGTGCACAAAGAAAAATGAGGTTTCTCTATTGAAAATGATTGAAGAGTTGTCAGGAAAAATATCAAACTTGGAGTCTGAGCTAGAGAGAGTTCTGACTGATAGAAGAGAACTAGCCAAAACTTATGATAGAATAAAGAATGAACTGGAGTGCACTATCTTTAACTTTGACTGTTGCAAAGAAGAAAAGTTAATGCTTGAAGGTTCCTTGAAGGAATGCAATGAAGAAAGAACAAAAGCTAAAGTGGAGCTTGACTTGGTTAAGAGGTTGTTCAGCAATATGGCTTCAAATGAAACCATTAATTTGGACAGCAGCAACAACTCTGGTTTTCCTACCACAACATCCATTGAGCAAATCTTGCAAGACAGCAGCGTTGGGTTTCCATCTGTCTTCCAAGAGATGCCAAATGACAGAGGTACTTGTTTGGGAATAGATGCTTCAGCTGGAATTGTTTCCAATCCTTTGAACAATATAGATGTCAACCTCTGGAAGACAGGTGGTGAGTTAAACTCAAATGGAGATGTTGAAGTCATGATGTCAACTTGTGCCAATGAGAGCTCACTTTCATGTCCAGTATTAAGCTCACAAGCTTTTAAG GATACTGGAGGTACACTTGAACGACATACGTTGTTTGCAGATAACACAACATATATCACTGCTACTGAGGAGCATTTCAAAGAGCTGCAAAGATTGATGTCCGGCATGAACATGCTACAAAAAGAG TTGGAAAAGCTAAAAAATGAGAACTTGTCATCGCTAATTCCATTAGACGATCATCAATCCTTACCATCCCTTCCGGGATTAGAAAGAGATTTGTCACGGCTTGATATG GCAAATGAGCAATTGGGAAGCATATTCCCTTTGTTCAAAGAACTCCCTGGAAATGGCAATGCATTGGAAAGAGTACTTTCATTAGAACTTGAACTTGCAGAAACATTGCAGACAAAAAAGAAAGCTGACTTTTGTTTCCAGAG TTTGTTCCTGAAGCAACACACTGATGAAGAAGTAGGGTTCCAGAGCTTTAAGGACATTAATGAATTGATAAAAGAAATGCTCGAGTTGAAGAGCAGGAATGCTGCTGTGGAGACCGAGCTTAATGAGATGCAGGGTCGATACTCTCAGCTTAGTCTGCAGTTTGCTGAGGTGGAGGGAGAGAGACAGAAACTGCAAATGATACTCAAAAGCAGAGTACCGAAGAGGCCATAA